The Thunnus thynnus chromosome 13, fThuThy2.1, whole genome shotgun sequence genome segment ataaaggtttcacaaatctgaaagtgggtttaaatagcattaaggcttttgctatgatgtgtttttcacaagtgtaagtggtgaaaaaCGGAGAATCAGcagctaaatatcattatttgtttcccttaacttttcccATAACCTTGAATCAGAGGCTGCAACTCGCAAGCTAACTTCAGTGTTGTCAGTTTTAGCCATCATAACATCATCAGGTAGCTGGCTAATGTTCCCTGCCTGTGTCTGCCCTTAGTTTTAGCATAGCTAACGTGTTTCATACCTGTTAGCTTCGAAACTTGATTCATTTGAAAGTATAGAGTAGAAATAAACTCTCTCATCTGTGAAAGGTGTATTAGCCATATCATTATCCTGTCATTTTAGGCTCACAAGTACCTCTCAAGAACCTACACATCTCGCCCTTCACTCAATGTAAGTACACTGACTGTAATTTGAAAGTCTCATCATAATGAACTGTTTGGACTGCAGACTGTAATACAGTCTTTAAATGGATGGTTTCAGGAAGTCGTCATCGTCAGCGCAGTACGCACTCCAATGGGCTCCTTCAAAGGCAGCCTGTCAGCAGTACCAGCTACCAAACTGGGCTCCATTGCCATCAAGGGAGCCATAGACAAAGCAGGTATGTTCAGGCAGTTTACTTTGCATAGAGAGAGTCAAGTATTTCTTATTCATTTGTACAGTAAAATTCAGATCTGATGTCTTTTAAGTCATTAGTGGTTTCATACATTTAATCAGACATGATGATAATGTTTATTGGGGTTAAGTGTAACATCAGTAGACCAGCTGCTGATGTGTGCAAGCATGGCTAATATAATACACCGAATGCAACAAATTACCTAAGTTTTCTCATTCTCATATTTATACTTGTATGCAGTGCTGCGCCACAGAGTATTAACTACCTGTGTATGCGATTTGACTTTCTTGAATGTTTCTTGTCTTTAGGAATCACTCCTGAAGAGGTGAAGGAGGTCTACATGGGCAACGTGCTTCAGGCAGGAGAAGGACAGGCCCCCACAAGACAAGCTTTGCTTGGAGCAGGTATGGTCGCGCTGTTTTATTTTACCTACATTCTAAATGTGGGCGTTAGACCTCAATATTGATGTTGAGAAACTAGCTACATTTGCTGTcttgacaaatgacaaaagtgAATGCAAAACATGGATTGCCATTTCTTCCTCTATAAAACTGACTACATTCATAATCCAAAAGCCACACATCATGCTATACATGCCTGACCGAGGCTagaaaataggaaaaacaaaagttttaCTGCAGCTTAACACAAGCACGGTGTATCTGCAGCGGCTTAGAGAGGCATATTATAGCATTATTGATATCAAAAATAAGAGGGAGGTTGGAAACTAGtgtgaaaatatgcaaaacatgATTACTATGATTGTTTAATCATGCATAACAGATCAATGTGAAATAATACACAGTAGCACCATTTTCAAATATACAATTATGCATTCATCCTGTGCCAGACTGACacatacaaccacacacacacacacacacaagcatgatTGAAggtttgttaaaatatttttcaattttcatccatttatttattttttgtaaatgcaAACATGTCTCTGATTGTATCTCCAGGCTTGACCCTCGGCACTCCAGCAACAACCATCAACAAAGTGTGTGCCTCTGGGATGAAGTCCATCATGATGGCAGCCCAGAGTCTAATGTGTGGACACCAGGTAGCATGAAGATTAAATGCATTGTAGTTGCTCTGCATGCTAGAGGCTGCTTTCAGGTACAGTGACAATGCATATAGCATGTAGTCGTGCCGATTGTTGGGTCTTTcttacaataataaaattaagATATTAGATTCTTCTCACATATTGCCTCTCCTGCCATGAAATTGGCTGATGATAATGTGTATTGAAGCACAAATGTGACCtcagataagataagataactTTATTTGACTCAAAACAAGCTTTGTTTACCATAAGATGCCTGATATCTTGCGAGCTGTTGCAGTATGATAGGTCACACAGACTTTGTCTCTCTATGGCTGCAATTACTAAGTGTGGCATTGTAAGACAACTATATACAGGAGGCTAGCTGTTACTACAGCTAAAACTGAGGCTGTGTATGTGATTTTAGGATGTGATGGTGGCAGGAGGCATGGAAAGTATGTCCAACGTACCTTACGTGATGTCCAGAGAGACCCCAGCCTACGGAGGAGTGAAGATGGAAGACCTCATCGTCAAGGATGGACTCACTGATGTCTACAACAAATTCCACATGGTAACTGTCAACCTCCTGTTCAATATGACCTTGTTGTATATTGTTTTACAGCATCATAATATGACacaattacagttttttttaatgaaatgattggatatactgtatttctggGGGTGTGGGGTAACACTTACAGCAGGGACTGAAGATTATCcagaaagtaaaaaataatgggATTTACCTTTTCTATATCATGACATGGGAATTTTCCTACTATCGTCTCACACAACTCTAATGACATATGTTGAATTTGTAATTTCATCAGTttcatatttgatttgtttaccGTACTGTCTTAAACAGGGCAACTGTGCAGAGAACACCGCCAAGAACTGCAGCATCACCAGGGAGGAGCAGGACGCCTACGCCATCGGCTCATACAGCCGCAGCAAAGCAGCATTTGAGTCTGGCGTGTTGGCCAAGGAGATTGTACCAGTTAGCATTCCCAAGAAAGGTACAGGAAGATGGCAAAACTAAATCTTTCCTCACCAAGAGACCTTTGTTatttacatgacacaaaaatcTGATGATGACATGGTTTTTTAGGCAAACCTGATGTGGTTGTGTCCGAGGACGAGGAGTGGAGACGGGTTGACTTCAGCAAAGTCCCCAAACTGAAGGCAGTGTTCCAGAGAGAGAATGGTAATCATCCaataatatttctttctttccttccttccaccTTCATATTTGAATGTACAttttgttctgattggtcacTTGCTTTTTAGGCACAGTGACTGCAGCCAATGCCAGCACACTGAACGACGGGGCTGCTGCTCTCGTTCTAATGACAGCAGATGCTGCAAAAAGACTCAACGTCACTCCACTGGCCAGGGTTGTCTgtaagtcacacacacacacacacacacacacacacacacacacacacacacacacactaggggTGGAGCCGAATATGGTATTTGGAAAAGTAcaaatagtgttgttttttttacgattttttttttttttttgtacaaatattttagaaattatttgtttttggaaaggggaaaaaaaagcatgtcaAATAATAGCGCACAGGTCTGTTACATTACTGtctcccatctctctcctcagctgtctgtgtgtcatgtataaatagctgcaggtctgtgtgtgtgtatgtgtgtgtgtgtgtgtagcagagCTCAGCTTTAGCTtagtagtcagcgcagttgtcCATAGCCTgcgagacctggtgtggggatcTCCATCGCAAATTAGTTTATTgatgaacacttattttaacactttaatatcctaaaattacaaaggtaataaaaaaaaaaacaggattttcacGTCTAATTCCACttaaattcaaatacaaataattttgctgcttgaaccaatacagatacaaatactggtcccctacacacacacacacacaaacacactaaccTGCACTTGCAGAGCTTGACTGAAGTTGAGGTTTTAACTCATGGCAGGcctacagatgaaacaaaagaCTGTTGGTTTGCATTTGTTCTACTTCGGAGTCGATAGTAGTCAGAGAGCTCTATGTGCTAGTTGAAAACAAtaatcaaagttttttttatctatGCTGGAtatttgagcatgtttagggagCTAACTCTAAAGTATTGATGAACAGGTGCCATCAACAGGAtataattggaaaaaaaaatttttaaaacacacacaacagtctTCCTCAAAGATCATCCATCAAGCTGTAAATCACAGGattgatatgttttgtttgggtttttttgcagcttttgCAGATGCTGCGGTCGCACCCATTGATTTCCCCATTGCTCCTGCATACGCTGTACCAAAGGTGAGTATGAGGATGTTATGAAGGGCTTTGGTCATCCCAGGAAATGTGGAACAGATGGCAGTGCAGTGAACTTGGAAGTGATGTATATTGCTTGTGCATTttcacttgtatttttttttctattccaAAGTGTATCattatgagtgtgtatgtttcCAAAAAGTTTTGGGACATTGTGATAAACTGAACACACATGTAAATCTGGTTTAAAACAGTGacacatatgttttttttaaattattaagtCCAAAGAATTATTTTACCAAAATCATAAGATGTACTCTACACTCCCCTGCACTCATGCAAGTGTGTTAGAACATCCTAACACTTCCTGTGTCTGTTAGGTCCTGGATGCAGCAGGGCTGAAGAAGGATGACATCGCCATGTGGGAGATCAACGAGGCTTTCAGTGTGGTTGTCCTGGCCAACATCAAGATGTTGGACATTGACCCTGCAAAAGTGAATGTCAACGGGGGAGCTGTGTCACTGGGACACCCCATTGGGTaagcagctgagagagagagtgatgcaAAGCAGCTCATTTATAAAGAGAagagacaaaataataataatgagctTTTACCAGAAGATGTTTGCAGTTGAGATGATGACCGGGATGTGTCCTGTTATCTCCTCCTTTTATCCTCTACCTCTTCCTTTCCTCTGTGATGACTtttgttttgccatttttgAATCTGATCCAGTAGAGCGGGAGACAAAAGATTCTGCTTAAACTAACAAAGCAGTTTGACAAATGATCCACAAAAATATCCCTTTCCAGgaagtatattttaattttaagccCATATTCAAACCTATTCCTTAACATCATGGAAACCAGTAACTGACATTGTTGGCAGTTAAGCCGTTAAGTATCACTTGTTTTAACCATTACAACTTTttagtttcttgttttttcaaaaCATAACTAAATGAGTGTTTGTTTACAGGTTACAACATGTCTGTCTGTAAATAGCAATttatgtgcaaacaatctgcatcattacttacattttatttatttctcctgTCAGGATGTCTGGGGCAAGAATTGTGGGTCACATGGTGCACAACCTGAAGTCAGGCCAGTACGGTCTGGCAGGTATTTGCAACGGAGGCGGAGGAGCTTCATCTATTCTCATCCAGAAACTGTAGGAAACTTATGTAGTGACTATCTGTTGGTTCCAAATGGCAAAGACCATAAACTCCCTTTTTACTGTGAAGAATGCATCTGTTACAACTTCAATGCCGGTGGCCTTATTCAAACTGCAAACTAGGACTCAACTCACATGACATCATGACTCCAGTGTTTAAAACACTCCTTTGTTTGAACAAATGTCtagtgcaaaaaaaaagcattaatatTTAACTCTGAATTGAAATGgttaaataaatagtttttatgaAACCAGTATTGTGTTATTGGTCTTTTGTGACTAACAATGGGGTTGATGGTTAATAAAGGTTTGACCTACAAGTTCCAAATTCAAGTTTCACAACAGGTACATTGCTTTGATTTTTatgctaaattaaaaaaatgtaatcacagAAATCTACAGTTGGCACTTCAGTTGTCAAGTTAGCCACTAGATGCTGCTGTTTCCTTATTTATGTGATAGTGCTGCAGTTGAGTTGTAAGAGCTGAAGTTTATGGTGCTCGTACTGCCTTTGCAAAGCAAATTTGAGTTTTATGCaaatttgttgttattttccaCTTATCCTTGTTGGCATCTAGCTGTGCTGATTCACTGTAGCTCAGGTTTTACCTTTGAGGGTTTGAGATACCATCTTGAACTTTCTGCTGTCACCTCAGTACAAAGGAGGTGAATTGAATTTCATCTGTGGCACCAGTTTGTAAAACACAAGAGCAACATGCCTCACCAGAAAGACTGCCGTTTCAGAGGTGACTGTATATCACTGTGATGAGGATACATACCAACAACTTTCTCTACTTCTGTTGATTAAATTTCCCTTTAAACAAATTACCCCCATAGTTTCAGTGTATCCACTTGGAAGTAAAACAATATGCACACTGAAGTGATGAGAGACTTGTTAGATCCTTAGTgtatacttttactttttgtacTTCTTGCATGGCTTCTTTATATGAAAATTTCATTCAGGACAGATTATCTATATTTGACCTTGagaatttttcattttcatgtttttggtaAATTGGACTTCCACACACTACCATACCTGCTGAGTCTGATTCCTCTtatgtgcaaatgtttttttctacaatcCAGGATGATCCATCCCTCTTATGTACTTTACATTCagtatgttaaaaaaatatgcaaagatTGAGCTGATGTCACCCAGCAGGACATCACGCTCTTCACTACTGGACTTCTCTTACTGGATGACTCTTTCATTCCTTCCTTTTCCTGCCAGTTAGCATTGTCAAACATTTAGTTAAAAATTAACAGGGTCTGAAAGTCCTTAGGCCATCAGTTTTTTTACTTGTCCATTTGTTTAGACGTTACTGATTAAACACAGCATACGCTTCTCTTTAGGAGGATGGACAAAAGcaaatgtgtaatgtaaaagcAAAGTCTATTATACCTTTTTTCCTCAGCTTTAGATCTATGTTATACTACTTAACCCAGCTCTTGGTATGTCAAACAAACAGTGAACACTTGTCACCTGTTcacctcttctcctctcagtcACGCTGTGGACGTGATAGGAGTGGCAGTTTTGGTTACTGGAAAGCATGACTCACGTTATTAACCCGTTTATCCACTTTTTAAGAACTTGTCAGCtgattaaattttatttgtgcatatttttagGTGTGCATGTGTAACTTCCAAATTTAGCAGATTTTATGATAGCAATCACATTGTCTGCAATTTGAAGAGGAAGTTAAAATGCTGATATGATCAGATGTTTGCTGCTCAACCATATgaccaacaaatatttttatatctgttttGTAAAATTGTTGTGAGAGTGGAGCTGGATATATATGCTTGCCTGGGAAATGTCATTAGTGTTTAAAGTTATACTGTAAACCCATACAATAAGATGCACAGGACCATGATGCCTTTGTATCACATTGCTGAGATTTATGCTTGATTAAGATACAAATGAGTGGAGAGTCACCGCTGGATGAACACGGTCCTCTGCtcattgttttcagttcatgcaCCTTATCTCATAGCCTGGCTGTTGACAGAAGATAATGTGTATCGCTGCTGGCTTGCATCAATACCTGCTGTTTGCTCATGTCATTTGAAGTGCTGTATAAATCAAGCGCCACACAACAGGCTGGCGTGCGCACACAGTGGAAAAGGTGTGGTCATGGCTGTTGATTATATGGAAGAATGGACTGAAcatgagacagagagggaaacaggGAGTGGAGGGACAGACGGAATCAGAGCGCTGAAGGAATTTGTGGGAAATCTAGCTGAAAACTTAAAGTGAGTCAGCCTGCGAAGGTAACAAGTGTTGTTGTATTGTCTTTTGAAAAGAAACAGTTCTCAAATCGGCTTgtagcttgaaaaaaaaagcaaattctCAGTGTATTTTAGATGTGTATTCATATATTTTGGTAATATATGTGTTTCTTGTTCCTTAACATTTTAATGACCAATATTCctcaaacaaaagttatgttctATGAACAAATTGTACTTTTCTTATGATTACTGCTTcattcagttttcatttataaaaatgtataaccTTTTCCACAGATTCCTACTCTCTAAGCTGTGTAACCAACATGACTAATAATAAGGTAAGTTCAGCTTCACACTATAAAagcatcatttttaaatatctccaatatttttctctttttgaacAGTTTACCCTTGATCTGATCCCCACATATTTTTCCACCTGTTCACGTGAAATTTATGATGATTCTTTTGAAAACAGCCACCTGATGACATTCCAGATCACACATTGACCTCAGTCACTTTCAGTGTTAGCAACAGCAAATAATCATTGTGCTTCTCTTTTCCTGCAGGCACATGGTCCTACTTATGACAACATAGGGTTTCAGCGTGAGGAAGGACCCCCTGCATATACCACGCAACAGGGGGTATACCCTTCTCTCCCACAAAATACCCCCGTCTATGTTGCCTTTACCCCCCGAACCATCAACACCCACCACACTGTGACACCTGGAATACCACATAAGATAGGACAAAAGACAGGTACAGTAATATTTGATTTAGTTTGTgtcacaagtttttttttaggtgatACCATCTGGAATAAAAAGGTGGGTAAACAATGACTTCCAGTTAGCCATAAGGAAAACATCTGTTCAAGTGAGCGATTGTAATTTCACAGAATCATtaacttgttttgattttaactTTACATTTGGCTCATTTGTTCTACGACCCAATGCATAGCGCTTTATAATCTATGACTAATACATTATGAGGCTGCTATGATCACTACCACAGAAACCTCTGCGTCACTACCCTCACCGTTTATGACAGGTTGTTTTGAAGGAAGTAGATGGAAATTGTGGATGTTACCAGTGCTACAGGAAGGGAAAATGCAgcagtaatttaaaaaaaatcagcattttttgAGGTCATGTCAGTGGAGCATGTCGCTGTGTTACAGGTTATAAACTTGTGTCCGAACCTCTTCCAAGTTGTAGTCAAAAGATTAgaataaaagtttgttttactcTATTAGTTATGTGTGTTGATAACTCTCTAATAAGATTTAACTTTACTTAAATTTAATAGCTTTTcctctactgtatgttttatttttgacatatcTGCAGCGTAGTACCTGCTTAAtcttgtttttgcatgtgtgctaCTATGCAAATCTTGAAGCTTGtgcaatttgcattttttatatactgtagccAATTTCAAAGTAACTGGtgtgtaaaagtgaaaaaaaaaaaatttactttatttttgtcttgCCTTGCAGGAGTAAAGAGATGCCAGTGgaaatatatactgtgtgtatctctgtgtgcCGTTCTTGTCCTGGCAGTGGTCG includes the following:
- the acat1 gene encoding acetyl-CoA acetyltransferase, mitochondrial; this translates as MSSSGLLTMRAQMCKRLAHKYLSRTYTSRPSLNEVVIVSAVRTPMGSFKGSLSAVPATKLGSIAIKGAIDKAGITPEEVKEVYMGNVLQAGEGQAPTRQALLGAGLTLGTPATTINKVCASGMKSIMMAAQSLMCGHQDVMVAGGMESMSNVPYVMSRETPAYGGVKMEDLIVKDGLTDVYNKFHMGNCAENTAKNCSITREEQDAYAIGSYSRSKAAFESGVLAKEIVPVSIPKKGKPDVVVSEDEEWRRVDFSKVPKLKAVFQRENGTVTAANASTLNDGAAALVLMTADAAKRLNVTPLARVVSFADAAVAPIDFPIAPAYAVPKVLDAAGLKKDDIAMWEINEAFSVVVLANIKMLDIDPAKVNVNGGAVSLGHPIGMSGARIVGHMVHNLKSGQYGLAGICNGGGGASSILIQKL